Genomic window (Pyrus communis chromosome 13, drPyrComm1.1, whole genome shotgun sequence):
ACAATCATTTCCCAACTTCTATGTGAATTTTCCAGGCTGTCTCCTACCATAATTCCattttttcataaattaattttgatttccCAATCATGAGCAAACATTTTACATCAttcagatttaaaaaaaaaaatgatattatttatattaattagaTGGAGGAGTAAGCTAATCTTTACAATAAGTTAGCAATAATACGATTTAAACTCTCATTTCTTGAGAATAaaatctaagatctctcactaaaataaagagaaatatcattaaattGTATTACTAAATGAACTACACCATTGAATATGGTGGTTGATTTAAAATGGGTCatgatatttcaattttttcatatGTATCTaacatttaaagtgttttttttttttaatgaaatgtgAAAATATTGAAACTTCATGATCAGTTTTAATACTGATTTCAAACCTCGATAAACATCAAGACCACAAAACATATGGATTTTGAGTGCACATGTTAAAATATTTAGAAATGCTGAAGAAACTCTCTTAAAAAAGGGATTTTCTATGTACTCTTTACCACCTTATGTTTATAGCATAAcgttttataatattgacacaTTAATTGATGTTAAATTGTGAGATAATATACAGTCCATGAAAAATCTCACTTTGAAAAACGTCTCCATAATATTTCTTATTGATTTAGTTACAATTATAgtcaaacgatattatttagaCTAAGGGGTGGGCGAGTAAGCTAAACCTTATAATAGATTAGCCATAATAATATAGTTTAATTtgtctttagcgagaatcgaacgtAAATATCTCACTTACaggtaaagaagaatatcattagactaATTTAGtgttatgtttttcatttgtttatatattagtttaaaatatattttttctaacAGGCAATGGGTCATGTCATATTACCCATTAATATTAACGGCTCGATTTTAGATCGGGTCATATTAACTGTTTATTTTAGCGGTCTTACACGATACGACCTGTTAATATATCGGATATGACACGATAATGATATGAATgcaaaaaacacaaaatgacCCATTAAGATATCGATTATGATACAAAAATAACACGAATACGAAAACACGACATGCATATTAGGTCTACTTATAATTTAAATAGAAGAACAACGCGAAGGTGACGACATTCTTGTGCAACAAATAAAATTGCTAATCAATCATATTAACTTTGGACGACGATAATTCTACTTTTGTCCCGTTTCCCCGCTCCTTCCCTTCTTTAATATGATATAATTAATATTCCTCCCTCTGACCTTCTCGATAATTCTTCCGTCTTAAGATTCTAAAccccctctctttctcctccttCATATTCTTATCCCCTCTCCTCGCTTCGCTTCACAAGAAAATCTCTCCATTCCTCCTCACCCAGGTACTGAAATCTCTCCTTCTCccaccttatatatatatatatatatattcttttttttttaaaatttttttggtaattttctgTTTGGTAGCTGAGAAAATTAAggaggaaaaaagaaagaaaacagatGGGAGAATCCAGAATCCGCTTCGTTTGGTTCCGAAAAATTAGTTTCCAAAAACGCGGATCCTCTGGCCGCTGATGGTTTAATATGAGCCGCAGGGCTTGCTGTTTTTTGGAGTCTGGGAACCGGAGAGcggattttctttttccttcatttggtttctcagcaaccaaacagcatACCTCAggattattaattattaattaatcctcCGGTTTCTCAAAATAATTTAACGGAAAAGCGTTTGAGATttcgtcaattttttttttttaataattattttgtacTCTCGATCGCAGATCAGTTTTCCGAAATCAATTCTCTTTGGCGAAGACGACGACGATCTGATCTAATCGAATCCGATCggcgaatttaagaaaaacaagaTCTTGAGGCGAAATTGTAAGCAGACATGGCGGAAGAGCACAGATGCGAGGCCCCAGAAGGCCACCACCTCTGCGCAAACAACTGCGGATTCTTCGGCAGCCCGGCCACCATGAACCTCTGCTCCAAATGCTACAGAGACTTCTGCCTCAAGGAGCAGCAGCAGGCCTCGATCAAATCCACCGTCGAAGCTTCCCTCTCCGCCTCCGCTGCCGATGccgcttcttcctctctctccgcTCCTTCTTCCCCGCCTTCAACATCCTTGCCTGCCTCTCCGCCAGCGATCGAGACTCTCTGCCAACCTCCGCCCCCGGCCTTGACTTTGCCGGAGGTAGCCGGAGATATAATCGGTGAGCCCGCTGAAGTTGTCCGGGCTCCTGAGGTGGCTACGGTGGTGTCGCAGCCGAACCGGTGCACCGTTTGCAGGAAACGGGTCGGGTTGACCGGGTTCAAGTGCAGGTGCGGGACCACGTTCTGCGGGGTTCACAGGTACCCCGAGAAGCACGCGTGCTCCTTCGATTTCAAGACCCTCGGGAGGGAGGAGATCGCCAGGAGCAACCCTTTGGTCATAGCCGAGAAGCTCGAGAAGATTTGATCCGGGCCGTCGGATCTTAACACCTTTGTCAAAATTCAAATCGGTGATCGGCAGGTTTCAATCAATCAGGCTGTCTGCGGAACCGACGATATGATCAGGGCCGTTCATCGAGCACGCGTGGGAATTAAGctgatataaatatattttctgtTCCCCtagctttttaatttaattttatattagcTTTTACTATAAGTTATTGTGGGATTTGGCTTGTAagttaaaaaaccaaaaaaaaaaaaaaaaaaaacaaaaaaaacgaaTTTCTTGTTTGGGAGTGAAATTTCGGGTAGATTTCAGTGTCGATTCGTCTCTCTTTCGATTTAATCTTCCATCGTCGTCTCATGGTGCGTCTTGCTttcgattgttttttttttttttttttttgtcaaataatagATTTGGTTAGATTAAGTGTTAGATTAATCATCAATAAAGTTTGAATTCACGTCGTCAGTACAGGATTTAACTCATTTTCACTACCGTAGAAAAAGGATTCCTTTCGATTGATCCCTGTCGGCAGACCAAGTCGCAACACATAACCTTGTAGGGTATGGTTTGATGTTGGCTTGTTTAAATGGAAAATTATCTGCCTTTCGATTGATCCCTGTCGACAAATCAAGTTGCAACACATAACCTTATAGGGTACGGTTTGATGTTGGCTTGCTTAAATGGAAAATGATCAGCCATGTTGTGTGCTTTTAGAAAAGGAAATTGTAACGAAATTTTgtcgatattgttcactttaacgaaaaatgatAATTATACTCTAAAAAATCACTTATGGTAgttgtaaacatgaattttcctgaaacaaaaacacgtgtacaaaataatattttgtattgattttggggttacaatctcttttacaatttgatcaTCTGATTTTATCTTGGTAAAATGTAGATATGCGGATgggctgttgatccaaagggccgtcggagcttgatcttaggatgaacggttgatgaacggattttcaagggcttttgggcttgatcttgaagaacgggtgTGTGGAtttattgatgttgttgatccaaatggcCGATGgtgcttgatcttaggatgaacagttatGCGGAtttattgatgttgttgatccaaaggggccgttggggcttgatcttaggatgaacggatgatgaatgatgaacactttcttcaaggaccgtcggggcttgatcttgaagaatggttgtgtggatttcttcaagggcttttgggcttgatcttgaagaatggttggatgtgtggatttgttgattttgttgttccaaagggccgttggggcttgatcttaggatgaacggatgatgaacgatgaacactttttCAAGgatcgtcggggcttgatcttgaaggaggatttgacgaagaacgaagagggcTTTCTTGATGATtagggatttgcttgagagctttagagtttcaaaacttcaaggttttggtgtgatgtgaattgatgaaatgaaatgaatgaaattggcttctatttatagaaaatttcaaggcctaattttgaatataatattcatataaaataaatcatttatGCCATGTGTTGACACATGTcttatttgatgacttttccgatttatcttgattttttgttgagtcacacacTATGTGTAAAATTTATGCGACaagtgagcgttgaaattttaattattggtcaacattcatttcaccgaaatttcaatgtctacagtagtattcacttacaacactttTTGTCCctttgattaaaacttaaaattttcaaacttttgtcattagttttccttacatGGAAAATGAAGATGACTAGGGCTACTTGGCCcgaatttaggattttttttcactcataCTCTTCCACAATTTCGAATCAATCACTCGCCCCTTTACGCCTGTCGCTACCATTCCCTCTAGATTTGATGGATCTCATCACAACACTAGTTCGCTGCGCGACTTGAGTGTTTGGGCCATGGGTTGGTTAGgacaaattattttcttttaggttttttagctaaaattgtttttgagatTAGTATAACAAACGATCGATGGTGGATAAATTCAAGGATcacttctatcaatttcaaatctcagagatCAAAAGTAAGACACTAAATTGTAACTAAGCCCATGTTTGATGAATTCAAGGATcacttctatcaatttcaaatctcagagatCAAAAGTAAGACACTAAATTGTAACTAAGCCCATGTTTGATGAGTAAATTGTGTCATAGATTTAAAATTCGGAATTTGAGTCCATAATGACGGGTTTTGTAATCTGACATGACCATGGTTTACAAAGCTGATCCCCTCAGTCTTCGTTGCcgtcctctcttctttctttgttatgGCAACAAATTCCAACGTTCTTCCTCCACTTTGGCGACAATTCCGGCTAGCTAACCTCTTCGTTTGTGCgactttctctcatctcctttGTTCTAGTGAATCGGAGATGTGATTTTTCAGGTGTGGGTCGCAAGTCATTGATGGTggtatctttttattttttaatttagtttccttaatttatttttctgattaattttattaaaagtttGTCATATGTAGAAAAACATTGaaagtttaattatttaaaaaaattaataaccatAGTTAGTCCAGTCACGCTGGTTTAGTGAGTACCAGACAACAGGcataaattgtcacatccaggcccaggcccccaccacatcctgggctcgactccaccgtagcacgatattgtccgcttttggcccctaccacgccctcacggttttgtttttgggaactcacatgagaacttcccagtgggtcactcatccaggcattgctctcgcgtgaactcgcttaactttggagttcctacggaacccgaagctagtgagctcccaaaaggtgaAGCACTAGGAAGTTCCCGTGTGAGCTCCcaaaaatgcctcgtgctaggtagagatgagaatgtatgtataaggcttacatgatccccACCCCTGAGCGATATGAAATCTTACATAAATCCAGTTAAGTCTCATCCAATTCAGTCCAATACTGTAAGTCATATCCATGACAATTCATGCCAGCCCACCAACGCGCCCTTTGAGTTTCTTTGACTTGTTTACAGTACCCGATCTTTCTCGGTATTGCGATTGTAATGTGGGAGCTTTCTTTGGATTTGCATGTTTGCCACCTTTCAACCAGCAGTgatggtttggtattgctgtgctttgaaaaaaaagctgcttctgttgtgctgtgagaataagcagttgtgaaataaagcagaagagtgtttggtaaacttttttgtaaaagtgtttttgaaaaaaaaaaagcaatattatagtgtttggtaagcttttatgtaaaacagatgtgaaaaaaagccaatttttcaaagctgggttttgcagcttcttgtttttggctttttttcacccaaaactgtgaaaaaaagctgaagctgaatgtttaccaaacacaaaaatagctcccagcttttttttatactagtttttttttagaatcacctcagtaccaaactaggccTAAGAATGGGTTTGAGTTTGGCTTTAGCTGGTGTTTTATGAAGAATTTTTGGTGGGGAGTGATCCGTCTTTTAGGTTTTTTAGACTTGCCTTTGTGGCCATGTTTGAGAGAAAAACCCTTTTGGAACTAAGACATAATTTTAATGATATCATTTGTCCAATAGATATTCGTCACGTGTTCAAAAAGCGAATCACTAGGGTTTGGATGTTCATAATCATCGACACTGAAATGCAAGCACACATCCCACTAGTAATAgtatatgaatatgatcataCTTACTCATCACGTCATGTTTCCTTGGAAAAGGAAAGACTAACAAACAATGAGTTATATGGGCATGACTCGTCTTGCAATTTGCAATAGGAATCGAACCCATTTGTCGTACGTTTGAGTATTTTGTTGACATCACAAATGCTAGCTTCTGAGTTGTCTCTAATTATTTCGCAACAATGCGGTAATTTAAACAATTCTAATTTGCATGGAGATGGATTCAAACTTCTACGTAAGGAAACACATTCACCGTCTAGACCAATTAGCTTTACTCACGTTGGTAAATCTGCTTCTTTTGAAACGTTTTCAGGACCAACAAGATTAATTACAACAGTTGATTTTTAGACAGAAAAATCACAATCCAAGACAAAACACAATCTGATGTTTAATTTACACAAACTTGTTTTTTTTACAAAGCATCCAATACAGAAACATGATAATAAACTAAGAACTCAAAGGTAATAATCCACACCTTGCACTTAATTACAAAAGaagaatttataaatatttgcACACAGAAACCTTGTAACTTCCAATCTTTGCGAGATAAAAAACAAGAAGGCTAAGATATTGTATACTTTGTGTGTAACATGTGAGCCTATAATTCATCGTTAACGGATGATGAACCCACCTTCTGGTTCCCAGGATGTAAGCATGCCTTGGAGCTGCTCAAACTTTCTAACCAGAGTTGGTCTTTTACAACGGAGTTTGAGTCGTTGTT
Coding sequences:
- the LOC137712682 gene encoding zinc finger A20 and AN1 domain-containing stress-associated protein 4-like; translated protein: MAEEHRCEAPEGHHLCANNCGFFGSPATMNLCSKCYRDFCLKEQQQASIKSTVEASLSASAADAASSSLSAPSSPPSTSLPASPPAIETLCQPPPPALTLPEVAGDIIGEPAEVVRAPEVATVVSQPNRCTVCRKRVGLTGFKCRCGTTFCGVHRYPEKHACSFDFKTLGREEIARSNPLVIAEKLEKI